Genomic segment of Gammaproteobacteria bacterium:
CGCCGATTTTTCGGGCGTGTCAGCCTTGCGCGCCTGGAACCCTGAAAATTCCAGCGTACCGACCGGGACTGTTCCGGTAACTGCGTCCGTGCTGGCGCAACCGGAGATTTCGATCAAGAACGCAAGAAGAATCGTACCCGGCATTGCTGGCTTCATGTTTGCTCCCCTCACAATCGGACCTGATGAAACATGGGTCACAGAGTCGTGCCTGGCGCGTGAAATCGCCGGCAGATTTATCTGCGCAGAATTATAGTGACTGCCATGACGCACGTCACGCTCGACAGCGACGAGTTCCGCTATACGAGAGCCTTCGCTTCCCTCGTTTCCAATGATCACTTCGGGAACATCAACTGCACCTGGAACCGAAGCTGCCGATGCGCGCCGTAGTTCGGAGTAGGACGTTGGATCTGCACTCAATTTGGCGGAAACGGATGCGGCGGCGAGCAGCGCACCTCATGGGCTGCGGCAGTCAGCCATCGTGTCTCATCGTTCGTCATGCCGGATCGCTCCATGTGAACCGGTACGGAAATCGGGGAGCAGGTCAGGTCGACTCCATCCTGCCTTTCGCGGAAACCAGCAATTCCCCAGTCTTGCAAAGCGCAATAAAAGCAGGTATTCCCTATCAACCTCTGGTTTCCAGTGTGCTTCACGAGTACGTCGAAGGACAATTTGTCAACCAATCAGAAAAAGAATAGATCCAGCGGATACCGCAACCGGCGCCGCTGATCGCGGCGTCATGCATCTAACCCCAGTAGCCTTACCTCAGAGGAGTGAGTCATGGATCTCGGTGCATTTTCCATCAGCCTGGCCGTCAAGCACATAGATACCTCGAGGGCCTTCTATGCAAAATTAGGCTTTGGGGTCGTCGGCGGAGATGCCTCGCAAAACTGGCTGATCCTAAAGAACGGCGATTATACAATCGGTCTTTTTCAGGGCATGTTCGAGAGGAACACCCTGACCTTCAATCCGGGTTGGGACAAAAACGCAGCGCCCGTCGAAACCTTCACCGACGTTCGCGAACTGCAGCGCCAGTTGAAGGCGCAAGGTGTGGAGTTTGTGAGCGAGGCCGACGAGACGACGACGGGACCGGCGAGTTTTATCGCCGTCGACCCCGATGGAAATCCGATCCTGGTCGATCAGCACGTCTAGATTCAAGAGGCTCGCGCGGGGTCGGTTTTCCCCTGGTGCCGAGCACGGAGACAGAGAGCCATCCCGCAGATATTCGCGAAATCCCGGCTCGATCTTCCGCGATGAAGCCCA
This window contains:
- a CDS encoding VOC family protein — encoded protein: MDLGAFSISLAVKHIDTSRAFYAKLGFGVVGGDASQNWLILKNGDYTIGLFQGMFERNTLTFNPGWDKNAAPVETFTDVRELQRQLKAQGVEFVSEADETTTGPASFIAVDPDGNPILVDQHV